In Aggregatibacter sp. 2125159857, one DNA window encodes the following:
- a CDS encoding nitroreductase family protein: MDALKLLTERYSEKKLSAPAPDKHQLTQMFQAALRSPDHGRLQPYRFIVIEQDKMTELSRLLKSAVHELNLGEERLKKAETLATRAPMIIGVVAKIDPNIKKVPEWEQLLCAGCATYAIQLAANALGFKNVWVSGPWLDGSDLRQAFQCDTADKIIGFLMIGSAEDKLEREKKTLNLDGLVSSL, encoded by the coding sequence ATGGATGCATTAAAATTGCTTACCGAGCGTTATTCGGAGAAAAAACTGAGCGCCCCAGCCCCCGATAAACACCAATTAACCCAAATGTTTCAAGCGGCATTGCGCAGCCCTGATCATGGCAGGCTGCAACCTTATCGCTTTATTGTCATTGAGCAAGATAAAATGACGGAATTAAGCCGTTTATTAAAAAGCGCCGTACATGAACTGAACCTTGGTGAAGAACGCTTGAAAAAAGCCGAAACCCTAGCGACCCGCGCCCCGATGATCATCGGTGTTGTTGCCAAAATCGATCCGAATATTAAAAAAGTTCCGGAATGGGAACAGTTGCTTTGTGCAGGTTGCGCGACCTATGCCATTCAATTAGCGGCAAACGCTTTAGGCTTTAAAAACGTTTGGGTTAGCGGCCCTTGGCTAGACGGGAGCGACTTACGCCAAGCATTCCAATGCGATACTGCAGATAAAATCATCGGCTTTTTGATGATTGGATCTGCTGAAGATAAATTGGAAAGAGAGAAAAAAACGTTAAATTTAGATGGCCTTGTGTCTTCTCTTTAA
- the sppA gene encoding signal peptide peptidase SppA: MNVILSCIKFAWRILNFIRDLVMNLVFLVFVLVLLSVATLMIGADKSEKTVLRGDQGALLLNLDGYLADNRDEKNDFKTLLKELDGQNIPQQYSTFDVVYAIDSAAQDDNIRGLVLDLNFFQGGDLPALEYVGEAIENFKESGKQVIAYADNYNQAQYFLASYADEIYMNPTGSVSIDGLAQETLYFKDMLDKLEVNPHVFRVGTYKSAVEPYLRNEMSDEAKANLQRWLNTMWNHYKQRVAENRDIQQSAVAPDAHTFLTELKALKGDTAAYVKQRKLVTGAIDRLNLDKKLTALFGEDKDHQPKMVDYERYLASLPDRMHGETDNQIAVVNVEGAIIDGDSDEENVGGDTVAKLLRQAYDDDKVKGVVLRVNSPGGSAFASEIIRQEVAHLQNAGKPVVVSMGGMAASGGYWISSTADYIVADKNTITGSIGIFAMLPTFENTIKKMGITADGVKTSDLRFSSLFSPLSPTLNDVIQLEIEHGYDQFLTKVSEGRHLTKAQVDNIAQGQVWLGSEALEHKLVDELGTLDTAIGKTIELVNEKRAEKDKLDEASFSVEWIVDEDSSLLKKMLRDFKGNAKTWAQGFVLESVGLPKAFTQLTKPLGTLTRFNDPKGQYLYCLTCGLVK; the protein is encoded by the coding sequence ATGAACGTCATTTTATCTTGTATTAAGTTCGCTTGGCGAATATTAAATTTTATTCGTGATTTGGTCATGAATTTGGTGTTTCTTGTTTTCGTTTTGGTGCTTTTATCTGTTGCAACTTTGATGATTGGCGCAGATAAGTCGGAAAAAACTGTGCTAAGAGGTGATCAAGGGGCGTTATTGCTCAATTTAGATGGCTATTTAGCCGATAATCGCGATGAGAAAAACGATTTCAAAACCCTTTTAAAAGAGCTGGATGGGCAAAATATTCCGCAACAATATTCTACTTTTGATGTGGTATATGCGATTGATTCTGCTGCACAAGACGACAATATTCGTGGTTTAGTGCTGGATTTGAACTTTTTCCAAGGCGGTGATTTGCCGGCGCTGGAATATGTGGGCGAGGCGATTGAAAATTTCAAAGAAAGCGGCAAACAGGTGATTGCTTATGCGGATAACTATAATCAAGCGCAATATTTCCTTGCCAGTTATGCCGATGAAATTTATATGAACCCGACAGGTTCCGTGTCTATTGATGGTTTGGCACAGGAAACGCTGTATTTTAAAGATATGCTCGATAAACTCGAAGTGAACCCGCACGTCTTTCGCGTCGGTACTTACAAATCGGCAGTCGAACCGTATTTACGCAATGAGATGTCTGATGAAGCCAAGGCGAATTTACAACGTTGGTTAAATACCATGTGGAATCATTATAAGCAACGTGTGGCAGAGAATCGTGATATTCAGCAAAGTGCCGTTGCACCGGACGCGCATACGTTTTTAACCGAATTGAAAGCGTTAAAAGGTGATACCGCGGCCTATGTGAAGCAACGCAAGCTCGTAACCGGCGCAATAGATCGTTTAAATTTAGATAAAAAACTGACCGCACTTTTTGGTGAAGATAAGGATCATCAACCGAAAATGGTAGATTACGAGAGATATTTAGCCTCTTTGCCGGATCGTATGCATGGGGAAACCGACAACCAGATTGCGGTAGTGAATGTAGAAGGCGCTATTATTGATGGTGACAGCGACGAAGAAAATGTGGGTGGCGATACAGTTGCCAAATTGTTACGCCAAGCTTATGACGACGACAAAGTAAAAGGCGTGGTGTTGCGTGTCAATAGCCCCGGTGGCAGTGCATTTGCCTCGGAGATCATTCGTCAAGAAGTGGCACATTTACAAAATGCCGGCAAACCTGTGGTGGTTTCCATGGGCGGTATGGCGGCTTCAGGGGGCTATTGGATTTCCTCTACAGCCGATTATATTGTCGCCGATAAAAATACGATTACCGGCTCAATCGGCATTTTTGCCATGTTGCCGACCTTTGAGAACACCATTAAGAAAATGGGGATTACCGCAGATGGCGTAAAAACCTCTGATTTAAGGTTCAGTTCATTATTCTCACCTTTATCGCCAACCTTAAATGATGTTATTCAGTTGGAAATTGAACATGGCTACGATCAATTTTTAACGAAAGTCAGTGAGGGTCGCCATTTAACCAAGGCGCAAGTGGATAATATTGCGCAAGGTCAGGTTTGGCTAGGCTCTGAAGCGCTTGAACATAAATTGGTAGATGAGCTTGGGACATTAGATACGGCCATCGGTAAGACGATTGAATTAGTGAATGAAAAACGGGCAGAAAAAGATAAACTCGATGAAGCCTCATTCTCAGTGGAATGGATTGTGGATGAAGACAGCTCATTATTGAAAAAAATGTTACGTGACTTCAAAGGCAATGCGAAAACTTGGGCGCAAGGTTTCGTGCTTGAAAGCGTTGGATTACCGAAAGCGTTCACGCAGTTAACCAAACCGCTTGGCACATTAACTCGCTTTAACGATCCTAAAGGGCAATATTTGTATTGTTTGACGTGTGGTTTAGTGAAGTAA
- the yfbV gene encoding terminus macrodomain insulation protein YfbV has translation MGFYRTLKAGQHYLNIWPLEPKLGAIFPENRVIKATLFAQKMMPFLAVLFVVWQQIYARGDNMALAVAVLSALFALCLPLQGFYWLGKRAQTPLSPQSAVGFHHVLEKLKEKQEVIPNFSDKPTYLDLANLLKMAQKKLPRDFWQDL, from the coding sequence ATGGGTTTTTATCGCACATTAAAAGCGGGACAACACTATTTAAATATTTGGCCTTTAGAGCCTAAATTAGGCGCTATCTTCCCCGAAAATCGCGTTATTAAAGCAACCTTATTTGCCCAGAAAATGATGCCGTTTCTCGCGGTATTATTTGTGGTATGGCAGCAAATTTATGCGCGCGGCGACAATATGGCGCTTGCTGTTGCGGTGTTAAGCGCTTTATTTGCATTATGTTTGCCTTTGCAGGGATTTTATTGGTTAGGCAAACGCGCACAAACGCCATTGTCACCTCAAAGTGCGGTCGGTTTTCACCACGTTTTGGAAAAATTAAAAGAAAAGCAAGAAGTCATACCGAATTTTTCCGATAAGCCTACTTATTTGGATTTAGCCAACTTACTGAAAATGGCTCAGAAAAAATTACCACGGGATTTTTGGCAAGATCTTTAA
- a CDS encoding rhodanese family protein has translation MTISIISAMEAKDKLAAGAILIDIRQPEEYHREHIDGSILQPLAELQHQGLSKTLKQGSCLIFHCKSGARTAGQADFLKQLAQENHCEAYLLQDGITGWKNVGLATRFNPSQPIEIMRQVQIVAGSLILLGSLLGWWISPYFYWLPAFVGAGLTFAGISGFCGMAKLLSLMPWNRR, from the coding sequence ATGACGATTTCCATCATTTCCGCCATGGAAGCAAAAGACAAATTAGCTGCCGGCGCCATATTAATCGATATTCGTCAACCGGAAGAATATCACCGCGAACATATCGACGGTTCAATTCTACAACCGCTGGCCGAATTACAACATCAAGGATTAAGCAAAACCTTAAAACAAGGAAGTTGCCTTATTTTTCACTGTAAATCCGGGGCAAGAACCGCCGGCCAAGCTGACTTTTTAAAACAGTTGGCACAAGAAAATCATTGTGAAGCTTATCTGCTTCAAGATGGGATAACCGGTTGGAAAAACGTCGGGCTTGCTACGCGATTTAATCCGTCACAACCCATTGAGATTATGCGCCAAGTCCAAATCGTGGCAGGAAGCTTAATTTTACTGGGATCGTTGTTGGGATGGTGGATTTCGCCTTATTTTTATTGGCTACCCGCATTTGTCGGTGCCGGCCTCACCTTTGCCGGAATAAGCGGTTTTTGTGGTATGGCAAAACTTCTCTCTCTCATGCCATGGAACCGACGCTAA
- a CDS encoding CvpA family protein — protein sequence MIDYIIIGIIVFSVIVSLLRGFVREVMSLASWVVAFFIASNFYVYLAGLLTSIESLYLRNGVAIAILFIASLIVGGIVNYVLGQLVDRTGLSGTDRVLGACFGLLRGVLIVAAMLFFLDTFTASNQSDWWKESKLIPHFRFVVDWFFQQIQANSSFLNSTLNLEQVTTPASNPTPTSTQNQ from the coding sequence ATGATTGATTACATTATTATCGGCATTATTGTTTTTTCCGTTATTGTCAGCTTATTACGCGGTTTCGTCCGCGAAGTGATGTCATTAGCCAGTTGGGTTGTGGCATTTTTTATTGCAAGTAATTTTTATGTGTATCTGGCGGGTTTATTAACCTCCATTGAATCCTTGTATCTCCGTAACGGTGTCGCCATTGCGATCTTATTTATTGCCTCATTGATTGTCGGCGGCATCGTAAATTATGTGTTAGGTCAGTTAGTGGATCGCACCGGTTTAAGTGGAACAGATCGTGTACTCGGTGCTTGTTTCGGGTTATTACGCGGTGTTCTGATTGTGGCGGCGATGTTATTTTTCTTGGATACATTCACCGCATCAAATCAAAGTGATTGGTGGAAAGAGTCAAAATTAATACCGCACTTTCGTTTTGTGGTGGATTGGTTCTTCCAGCAGATACAAGCCAATTCCAGTTTTTTAAATTCAACCTTGAATTTGGAGCAAGTGACCACACCGGCTTCAAATCCAACCCCAACTTCAACGCAGAATCAGTAG
- the rluB gene encoding 23S rRNA pseudouridine(2605) synthase RluB, translating to MKATTQKRTSNRPHFSANNKEKTMGAKPRQSVTKPVNKSMAAEGEKLQKVLARAGQGSRREIEAIIAENRVSVDGKIATLGDRINVHSGVKVRIDGNLINLTQAQKEVCRVLMYYKPEGELCTRHDPEGRATVFDRLPRLNGARWIAVGRLDINTSGLLLFTTDGELANRLMHPSREVEREYSVRVFGQVDEAMLARLKKGVQLEDGPANFKDIKFVGGVGMNQWFDVTLMEGRNREVRRLWESQGIQVSRLIRIRYGNIKLMKTLPRGGWQEMALDEVNYLRDLVGLPQETETKVDAHKQRRKPKAGQIRKAVKRYSELSKRYKK from the coding sequence ATGAAAGCCACAACACAAAAACGCACGTCAAATCGACCGCACTTTTCAGCCAATAATAAAGAAAAAACGATGGGAGCCAAACCCCGTCAATCCGTGACTAAACCTGTCAATAAATCCATGGCAGCAGAGGGCGAAAAATTACAAAAAGTATTAGCCCGTGCCGGACAGGGTTCCCGCCGTGAAATCGAAGCCATCATTGCAGAAAATCGCGTGAGCGTGGACGGCAAAATCGCGACCTTAGGCGATCGCATTAACGTACATTCTGGCGTAAAAGTGCGGATTGACGGCAATCTTATTAATCTCACACAAGCACAAAAAGAAGTGTGTCGGGTGTTAATGTATTACAAACCGGAAGGAGAGCTTTGCACTCGCCATGATCCGGAAGGACGCGCAACGGTGTTTGATCGCTTGCCGCGTTTAAACGGTGCACGTTGGATTGCGGTCGGGCGTTTGGATATTAACACGTCAGGCTTGCTGTTATTTACGACCGATGGCGAACTGGCTAACCGTTTAATGCATCCAAGCCGTGAAGTGGAACGGGAATACTCTGTGCGTGTTTTCGGGCAAGTGGATGAGGCGATGTTAGCGCGCTTAAAAAAAGGCGTGCAATTAGAAGATGGCCCGGCAAATTTTAAAGACATTAAATTTGTGGGTGGCGTGGGGATGAACCAGTGGTTTGATGTGACGTTGATGGAAGGGCGCAACCGTGAAGTTCGTCGTTTATGGGAATCTCAAGGCATTCAAGTCAGCCGCTTGATTCGTATTCGTTATGGCAATATTAAATTAATGAAAACCTTGCCGCGTGGCGGTTGGCAGGAAATGGCGTTAGATGAAGTGAATTATTTGCGTGATTTAGTGGGGCTACCACAGGAAACCGAAACAAAAGTTGATGCCCATAAACAACGCCGTAAACCGAAAGCCGGACAGATTCGTAAAGCCGTCAAACGCTATTCGGAACTCAGTAAACGTTATAAAAAATAG
- a CDS encoding helix-turn-helix transcriptional regulator — MKDIFEKSQEASTFLKLLANPNRLAILCCLHEQRYNVTELTVKLNMPQAAMSNQLALLRKAGLVASEVKHRERVYYIKDPKVAEMINVLHRFFCEVPSE, encoded by the coding sequence ATGAAAGATATCTTCGAAAAAAGTCAAGAAGCCAGTACCTTTTTAAAATTGTTGGCCAATCCGAATCGCTTGGCGATTTTGTGTTGTTTACACGAACAACGCTATAACGTCACCGAATTAACCGTCAAATTGAATATGCCGCAGGCAGCTATGTCGAACCAATTAGCCCTTTTACGTAAAGCCGGATTAGTGGCGAGCGAGGTCAAACATCGGGAGCGCGTGTATTACATTAAAGATCCGAAAGTTGCTGAGATGATCAACGTATTACATCGCTTTTTCTGTGAAGTTCCCTCCGAATAA
- a CDS encoding L-threonylcarbamoyladenylate synthase, producing MSQFFYIHPENPQARLINQAVEILRNGGVIVYPTDSGYALGCMIGDKHAMDRIVQIRQLPEGHNFTLVCSDLSELSNYSLVTNSAYRLIKNNTPGRYTFILTATKELPRRLMTSKRKTIGIRVPDNQIALDLLKALGEPILSCSLMLPNEEHITQSDPEEIRDRLERQVDLIIHGGYLGQEPTTVVDLTESTPVILREGSGAITPFI from the coding sequence ATGAGTCAATTTTTTTATATCCATCCCGAAAATCCGCAAGCCCGATTGATTAATCAGGCAGTTGAAATTTTGCGTAACGGCGGCGTCATCGTCTATCCAACCGATTCCGGTTATGCCTTGGGATGTATGATCGGCGATAAGCACGCCATGGATCGTATCGTGCAAATTCGCCAGCTACCGGAAGGGCACAATTTTACGTTGGTGTGTAGTGATTTGTCAGAATTGTCCAATTATTCGTTGGTGACTAATTCTGCCTATCGTTTAATTAAAAATAACACGCCCGGTCGTTATACGTTTATTTTAACGGCGACGAAAGAATTGCCACGCCGTTTAATGACATCGAAACGTAAAACCATCGGCATTCGTGTGCCGGATAATCAAATTGCGTTGGATTTATTGAAAGCCTTAGGCGAACCGATTTTGTCTTGTTCTTTGATGTTGCCGAATGAAGAACATATCACGCAATCGGATCCGGAAGAAATCCGTGATCGTTTGGAACGTCAGGTAGATTTAATTATTCACGGTGGTTATTTAGGGCAAGAACCCACCACAGTGGTGGATTTAACCGAAAGTACACCGGTGATTTTACGCGAAGGCAGCGGCGCCATTACACCATTTATTTAA
- a CDS encoding acetate kinase: MSEKLVLILNCGSSSLKFSILNPATGEEKLSGLAEAFYLPEARIKWKLHGEKGQADLGAGAAHAEALNFVVNNIFSLDPELQKGVVAIGHRIVHGGEKFTSSVIVTDEVVKGIEDAIQFAPLHNPAHLIGIKEAFKLFPHLKEKNVVVFDTAFHQTMPEEAYLYALPYSLYRDHGVRRYGAHGTSHYYVSREAAKRLGVAEDKVNVITCHLGNGGSVSAIRHGECIDTSMGLTPLEGLVMGTRCGDIDPAIVFYMHDTLGMSVEEINTTLTKKSGLLGLTEVTSDCRYAEDNYDKEIPAKRALDVYCYRLAKYIGSYMAVIGERLDAIVFTGGIGENSAHVRELTLAHLKLFGYKLDNEKNMAARFGNEGVITADNTPIAMVIPTNEELVIAQDTARLCI, encoded by the coding sequence ATGTCTGAAAAATTAGTCCTAATCCTCAACTGTGGTAGTTCTTCACTAAAATTTTCCATTTTGAATCCTGCCACCGGCGAAGAAAAATTGTCCGGCTTAGCCGAAGCGTTTTACTTACCTGAAGCCCGTATCAAATGGAAATTACACGGCGAAAAAGGACAGGCTGATTTAGGTGCCGGCGCCGCTCACGCCGAAGCGTTAAATTTTGTTGTCAATAACATTTTCTCGCTTGATCCTGAATTACAAAAAGGCGTTGTTGCTATCGGTCACCGTATCGTACACGGCGGCGAAAAATTCACCTCTTCCGTTATCGTTACTGATGAAGTGGTTAAAGGCATCGAAGATGCAATTCAATTTGCACCATTGCACAATCCTGCACACTTAATCGGTATCAAAGAAGCATTCAAACTCTTCCCGCATTTGAAAGAGAAAAACGTGGTGGTATTTGATACTGCATTCCATCAAACCATGCCGGAAGAAGCTTACTTATACGCATTACCTTACTCTTTATATCGCGATCACGGTGTTCGTCGCTACGGCGCACACGGTACAAGCCACTATTATGTCAGCCGTGAAGCGGCAAAACGTTTAGGCGTCGCAGAAGACAAAGTCAACGTGATCACTTGCCACTTAGGTAACGGCGGTTCCGTATCCGCGATTCGTCATGGCGAATGTATCGATACCTCTATGGGTTTAACCCCGTTAGAAGGTTTAGTCATGGGTACCCGTTGTGGTGACATCGACCCGGCTATCGTTTTCTACATGCACGACACCCTCGGCATGTCCGTTGAAGAAATCAACACCACCTTAACGAAAAAATCCGGTTTGCTTGGTTTAACCGAAGTCACTAGCGACTGCCGTTATGCCGAAGACAACTACGACAAAGAAATCCCGGCAAAACGTGCATTAGATGTTTATTGCTACCGTTTAGCGAAATACATCGGTTCTTACATGGCCGTTATCGGTGAGCGTTTGGATGCCATCGTCTTTACCGGTGGTATTGGTGAAAACTCTGCGCACGTACGCGAACTCACCTTAGCGCACTTAAAATTATTCGGTTATAAATTGGATAATGAGAAAAACATGGCTGCCCGTTTTGGTAATGAAGGCGTGATTACCGCTGACAACACCCCAATTGCCATGGTTATTCCAACCAATGAAGAATTAGTGATCGCACAAGACACCGCACGTCTTTGTATCTAA
- a CDS encoding DUF2892 domain-containing protein, with the protein MNKNVGGIDKIIRILLGVVLIALTLTNVIGWWGWIGVVPLLTGLFSRCGLYSLLGINTCPLKK; encoded by the coding sequence ATGAACAAAAACGTTGGTGGTATAGATAAAATCATTCGCATCCTATTAGGGGTCGTTCTTATCGCACTCACGTTAACGAACGTCATCGGTTGGTGGGGATGGATTGGTGTTGTGCCGTTATTGACCGGACTCTTCTCACGCTGTGGTCTTTATTCATTACTTGGCATTAACACCTGCCCATTAAAAAAATAA
- the purF gene encoding amidophosphoribosyltransferase gives MCGIVGIVSQTPVNQAIYDALTVLQHRGQDAAGIVTIDDENRFRLRKANGLVSDVFQQVHMLRLAGNTGIGHVRYPTAGSSSVSEAQPFYVNSPYGLTLVHNGNLTNSLELKEKLFNLARRHVNTNSDSELLLNILAYHLDQPQKYALTPQDIFNAVKQTHEDIRGAYACIAMIIDHGMVAFRDPHGIRPLVLGKREEHGKTEYMFASESVALDVVGFEFVRDVAPGEAIFITFDGELYAQQCAENPVLTPCIFEYVYFARPDSCIDGVSVYAARVHMGQRLGEKIAREWQDIDIDVVIPVPETSNDIALRIANVLNKPYRQGFVKNRYVGRTFIMPGQAQRVSSVRRKLNTIAAEFKGKNVLLVDDSIVRGTTSEQIVEMARAAGAKKVYFASAAPEIRYPNVYGIDMPTRSELIAYERNTDEIAKLIGVDKLVFQDLADLTGSVQQENPAIQAFDCSVFTGCYVTGDITEAYLDNIAEQRNDAAKKKREKDSSNLEMHNER, from the coding sequence ATGTGCGGTATTGTCGGTATTGTCAGCCAAACCCCGGTAAATCAAGCCATTTATGATGCCTTAACGGTATTACAACATCGTGGGCAGGATGCGGCGGGCATTGTCACCATTGATGACGAAAATCGCTTTCGTTTGCGTAAGGCGAACGGCTTGGTGAGTGATGTGTTTCAACAAGTGCATATGTTGCGCTTGGCGGGCAATACCGGTATCGGTCATGTACGCTATCCGACAGCAGGAAGTTCCAGTGTCTCTGAAGCACAGCCGTTTTATGTAAACTCGCCTTATGGCTTAACCTTGGTACATAACGGAAATTTGACCAATTCATTGGAATTAAAAGAGAAATTATTTAATCTTGCACGCCGTCACGTCAATACGAATTCCGATTCGGAGCTTTTACTGAATATTTTGGCATACCATTTGGATCAACCGCAAAAATACGCGTTAACACCGCAAGATATTTTTAATGCAGTGAAACAAACCCATGAAGATATTCGCGGTGCGTATGCCTGTATTGCGATGATCATTGATCATGGCATGGTGGCGTTTCGTGATCCCCATGGTATTCGCCCTTTGGTGTTAGGTAAACGTGAAGAGCATGGCAAAACCGAGTATATGTTCGCTTCGGAAAGTGTGGCGTTAGATGTGGTGGGATTTGAGTTTGTGCGTGATGTGGCGCCGGGAGAAGCCATTTTTATTACGTTCGATGGTGAGTTGTATGCACAACAATGTGCTGAAAATCCTGTGTTAACACCGTGTATTTTTGAATATGTCTATTTTGCCCGTCCGGATTCTTGCATTGATGGTGTTTCCGTGTATGCCGCCCGCGTACATATGGGGCAACGTTTAGGCGAAAAAATTGCTCGCGAATGGCAAGATATCGACATTGATGTCGTGATCCCTGTGCCGGAAACCTCAAATGATATTGCATTGCGTATTGCTAATGTGTTGAACAAACCTTATCGCCAAGGCTTTGTAAAAAACCGTTATGTTGGTCGTACATTCATTATGCCGGGACAAGCGCAGCGCGTCAGTTCGGTTCGCCGCAAATTAAATACCATTGCCGCGGAGTTTAAAGGCAAAAATGTCTTGTTGGTGGATGATTCTATCGTGCGGGGAACCACCTCTGAACAAATTGTGGAGATGGCTCGCGCAGCCGGCGCGAAAAAAGTGTATTTTGCCTCCGCTGCACCGGAAATTCGCTATCCGAACGTCTATGGCATCGATATGCCGACGCGTAGCGAATTAATTGCTTATGAACGCAATACCGATGAAATCGCCAAACTGATTGGTGTTGATAAATTGGTGTTCCAAGACTTAGCGGATTTAACCGGTTCCGTACAACAAGAAAATCCGGCTATTCAAGCATTCGATTGTTCCGTGTTCACAGGTTGTTATGTTACCGGTGATATTACCGAAGCCTATCTGGATAACATTGCTGAGCAACGTAACGATGCGGCAAAGAAAAAACGCGAAAAGGATTCTTCTAATCTTGAGATGCACAATGAGAGATAA